The following proteins are encoded in a genomic region of Brachypodium distachyon strain Bd21 chromosome 1, Brachypodium_distachyon_v3.0, whole genome shotgun sequence:
- the LOC100831895 gene encoding uncharacterized protein LOC100831895 isoform X3, producing MCGDVPPPICRPAAGPAVASPPPRSPLSALASAFPPRIHCCRPFTVRRHPPAATIDQAHRTASLLPQLVCACATVEEEGDADPRVLAPFVEAWEEEQDDGMDLRLCLRGEYGRCVAMVLDSAVLCESSAFSAVGGKEIEVYGVENMAALRDAVEFMFDADAPRWLARAGVSRAIAVLEFTVTQQGQQGNYKRKSNSFSPRA from the exons ATGTGTGGTGATGTGCCGCCCCCAATctgccgccccgccgccggcccggccgTCGCATCTCCGCCGCCCCGATCTCCGTTGTCCGCCCTGGCCTCTGCTTTTCCACCCCGGATCCATTGCTGCCGCCCCTTCACAGTTCGCCGCCATCCCCCTGCCGCAACCATCGATCAAGCGCATCGCACTGCATCTCTCCTTCCGCAG CTTGTGTGTGCCTGCGCTAccgtggaggaggaaggggacgcGGACCCGAGGGTGCTGGCCCCGTTCGTGGAGGcgtgggaggaggagcaggatgACGGGATGGATCTGAGGTTGTGCCTGCGGGGAGAGTACGGGAGGTGCGTCGCCATGGTGCTGGACTCCGCCGTGCTGTGCGAGAGCAGCGCCTTCTCCGCTGTCGGCGGCAAGGAGATCGAGGTTTACGGGGTGGAGAACATGGCGGCGTTGAGGGACGCGGTGGAGTTCATGTTCGATGCCGACGCGCCGCGGTGGCTCGCCAGGGCAGGCGTGTCACGCGCCATTGCTGTGCTCGAG TTTACAGTCACACAGCAAGGGCAGCAAGGAAACTATAAAAGGAAGAGTAATAGTTTTTCACCTAGAGCTTAG
- the LOC100822378 gene encoding senescence-specific cysteine protease SAG39, with amino-acid sequence MSLSTLLLYSALILSIAAAAPRVALAARELDDVAVGAAMASRHESWMAEHGRTYADAEEKARRLEIFRANAERIDSFNSKADAAAGESVDSHRLATNRFADLTDEEFRAARTGLRRPAAVAGAVGGGFRYENFSLQADAAGSMDWRAMGAVTGVKDQGSCGCCWAFSAVAAMEGLTKIRTGRLVSLSEQQLVDCDVYGDDQGCEGGLMDNAFQYISRQGGLASESAYPYSGEDGGSCRSGRAQPAASIRGHEDVPANNEGALMAAVAHQPVSVAINGGDYVFRFYDRGVLGAGGNGGCESTELDHAITAVGYGMAGDGTGYWLMKNSWGSGWGESGYVRIRRGSRGEGVCGLAKLASYPV; translated from the exons ATGTCTCTGTCCACGCTACTCCTGTACTCCGCTCTCATCCTgagcatcgccgccgccgccccccgcgTCGCGCTCGCGGCGCGGGAGCTCGACGACGTGGCCGTGGGCGCCGCGATGGCGTCCCGGCACGAGAGCTGGATGGCGGAGCACGGGCGCACGTACGCGGACGCCGAGGAGAAGGCGCGGCGGCTGGAGATATTCCGCGCCAACGCCGAGCGCATCGACTCGTTTAACAGTAAAGccgatgctgctgcaggggaGAGCGTGGACAGTCATCGGCTGGCCACCAACAGGTTCGCGGACCTCACGGACGAGGAGTTCCGTGCCGCCAGGACCGGGTTGCGGCGcccggccgccgtggccggcgcaGTGGGCGGTGGGTTCAGGTATGAGAACTTTAGCTTGCAGGCTGACGCGGCCGGGAGCATGGACTGGAGGGCCATGGGCGCCGTCACCGGCGTCAAGGACCAAGGCTCTTGCG GTTGCTGCTGGGCGTTctcagcggtggcggcgatggaAGGCCTGACCAAGATCCGCACAGGGCGTCTAGTCTCCCTCTCCGAACAACAACTCGTAGACTGCGACGTCTACGGGGACGACCAGGGCTGCGAGGGCGGGCTGATGGACAACGCCTTCCAGTACATATCCCGGCAGGGCGGGCTGGCCTCCGAATCCGCCTACCCGTACagcggcgaggacggcggctcATGCCGGTCCGGCCGCGCGCAGCCGGCGGCCAGCATCCGTGGCCACGAGGACGTGCCGGCCAACAACGAGGGCGCCCTGATGGCCGCCGTGGCGCACCAGCCGGTCTCCGTGGCCATCAACGGCGGCGACTACGTGTTCCGGTTCTACGACCGCGGcgtgctcggcgccggcgggaacgGCGGGTGCGAGAGCACGGAGCTTGACCATGCTATCACGGCCGTTGGGTACGGGATGGCCGGGGACGGGACTGGGTACTGGCTGATGAAGAATTCCTGGGGGTCCGGCTGGGGCGAGTCCGGCTACGTCAGGATCCGCCGTGGGTCTCGCGGTGAAGGCGTCTGCGGCCTCGCCAAGCTCGCCTCGTACCCCGTCTGA
- the LOC100831895 gene encoding uncharacterized protein LOC100831895 isoform X5: MCGDVPPPICRPAAGPAVASPPPRSPLSALASAFPPRIHCCRPFTVRRHPPAATIDQAHRTASLLPQLVCACATVEEEGDADPRVLAPFVEAWEEEQDDGMDLRLCLRGEYGRCVAMVLDSAVLCESSAFSAVGGKEIEVYGVENMAALRDAVEFMFDADAPRWLARAGVSRAIAVLEMEAGCNYARGRKPTKVSN; this comes from the exons ATGTGTGGTGATGTGCCGCCCCCAATctgccgccccgccgccggcccggccgTCGCATCTCCGCCGCCCCGATCTCCGTTGTCCGCCCTGGCCTCTGCTTTTCCACCCCGGATCCATTGCTGCCGCCCCTTCACAGTTCGCCGCCATCCCCCTGCCGCAACCATCGATCAAGCGCATCGCACTGCATCTCTCCTTCCGCAG CTTGTGTGTGCCTGCGCTAccgtggaggaggaaggggacgcGGACCCGAGGGTGCTGGCCCCGTTCGTGGAGGcgtgggaggaggagcaggatgACGGGATGGATCTGAGGTTGTGCCTGCGGGGAGAGTACGGGAGGTGCGTCGCCATGGTGCTGGACTCCGCCGTGCTGTGCGAGAGCAGCGCCTTCTCCGCTGTCGGCGGCAAGGAGATCGAGGTTTACGGGGTGGAGAACATGGCGGCGTTGAGGGACGCGGTGGAGTTCATGTTCGATGCCGACGCGCCGCGGTGGCTCGCCAGGGCAGGCGTGTCACGCGCCATTGCTGTGCTCGAG ATGGAAGCAGGTTGCAACTACGCTAGGGGCAGAAAACCGACGAAAGTCTCAAACTAA
- the LOC100831895 gene encoding uncharacterized protein LOC100831895 isoform X2, producing the protein MCGDVPPPICRPAAGPAVASPPPRSPLSALASAFPPRIHCCRPFTVRRHPPAATIDQAHRTASLLPQLVCACATVEEEGDADPRVLAPFVEAWEEEQDDGMDLRLCLRGEYGRCVAMVLDSAVLCESSAFSAVGGKEIEVYGVENMAALRDAVEFMFDADAPRWLARAGVSRAIAVLECCQEKLAGYISKVYSHTARAARKL; encoded by the exons ATGTGTGGTGATGTGCCGCCCCCAATctgccgccccgccgccggcccggccgTCGCATCTCCGCCGCCCCGATCTCCGTTGTCCGCCCTGGCCTCTGCTTTTCCACCCCGGATCCATTGCTGCCGCCCCTTCACAGTTCGCCGCCATCCCCCTGCCGCAACCATCGATCAAGCGCATCGCACTGCATCTCTCCTTCCGCAG CTTGTGTGTGCCTGCGCTAccgtggaggaggaaggggacgcGGACCCGAGGGTGCTGGCCCCGTTCGTGGAGGcgtgggaggaggagcaggatgACGGGATGGATCTGAGGTTGTGCCTGCGGGGAGAGTACGGGAGGTGCGTCGCCATGGTGCTGGACTCCGCCGTGCTGTGCGAGAGCAGCGCCTTCTCCGCTGTCGGCGGCAAGGAGATCGAGGTTTACGGGGTGGAGAACATGGCGGCGTTGAGGGACGCGGTGGAGTTCATGTTCGATGCCGACGCGCCGCGGTGGCTCGCCAGGGCAGGCGTGTCACGCGCCATTGCTGTGCTCGAG TGCTGTCAAGAAAAGCTAGCAGGCTATATCAGCAAAG TTTACAGTCACACAGCAAGGGCAGCAAGGAAACTATAA
- the LOC100831895 gene encoding uncharacterized protein LOC100831895 isoform X6 produces the protein MCGDVPPPICRPAAGPAVASPPPRSPLSALASAFPPRIHCCRPFTVRRHPPAATIDQAHRTASLLPQLVCACATVEEEGDADPRVLAPFVEAWEEEQDDGMDLRLCLRGEYGRCVAMVLDSAVLCESSAFSAVGGKEIEVYGVENMAALRDAVEFMFDADAPRWLARAGVSRAIAVLEGFTSANYDIYSMQSLFVQ, from the exons ATGTGTGGTGATGTGCCGCCCCCAATctgccgccccgccgccggcccggccgTCGCATCTCCGCCGCCCCGATCTCCGTTGTCCGCCCTGGCCTCTGCTTTTCCACCCCGGATCCATTGCTGCCGCCCCTTCACAGTTCGCCGCCATCCCCCTGCCGCAACCATCGATCAAGCGCATCGCACTGCATCTCTCCTTCCGCAG CTTGTGTGTGCCTGCGCTAccgtggaggaggaaggggacgcGGACCCGAGGGTGCTGGCCCCGTTCGTGGAGGcgtgggaggaggagcaggatgACGGGATGGATCTGAGGTTGTGCCTGCGGGGAGAGTACGGGAGGTGCGTCGCCATGGTGCTGGACTCCGCCGTGCTGTGCGAGAGCAGCGCCTTCTCCGCTGTCGGCGGCAAGGAGATCGAGGTTTACGGGGTGGAGAACATGGCGGCGTTGAGGGACGCGGTGGAGTTCATGTTCGATGCCGACGCGCCGCGGTGGCTCGCCAGGGCAGGCGTGTCACGCGCCATTGCTGTGCTCGAG GGATTTACTTCGGCCAATTATGATATATACTCAATGCAAAGTTTATTTGTCCAGTGA
- the LOC100831895 gene encoding uncharacterized protein LOC100831895 isoform X4, which translates to MCGDVPPPICRPAAGPAVASPPPRSPLSALASAFPPRIHCCRPFTVRRHPPAATIDQAHRTASLLPQLVCACATVEEEGDADPRVLAPFVEAWEEEQDDGMDLRLCLRGEYGRCVAMVLDSAVLCESSAFSAVGGKEIEVYGVENMAALRDAVEFMFDADAPRWLARAGVSRAIAVLECCQEKLAGYISKDGSRLQLR; encoded by the exons ATGTGTGGTGATGTGCCGCCCCCAATctgccgccccgccgccggcccggccgTCGCATCTCCGCCGCCCCGATCTCCGTTGTCCGCCCTGGCCTCTGCTTTTCCACCCCGGATCCATTGCTGCCGCCCCTTCACAGTTCGCCGCCATCCCCCTGCCGCAACCATCGATCAAGCGCATCGCACTGCATCTCTCCTTCCGCAG CTTGTGTGTGCCTGCGCTAccgtggaggaggaaggggacgcGGACCCGAGGGTGCTGGCCCCGTTCGTGGAGGcgtgggaggaggagcaggatgACGGGATGGATCTGAGGTTGTGCCTGCGGGGAGAGTACGGGAGGTGCGTCGCCATGGTGCTGGACTCCGCCGTGCTGTGCGAGAGCAGCGCCTTCTCCGCTGTCGGCGGCAAGGAGATCGAGGTTTACGGGGTGGAGAACATGGCGGCGTTGAGGGACGCGGTGGAGTTCATGTTCGATGCCGACGCGCCGCGGTGGCTCGCCAGGGCAGGCGTGTCACGCGCCATTGCTGTGCTCGAG TGCTGTCAAGAAAAGCTAGCAGGCTATATCAGCAAAG ATGGAAGCAGGTTGCAACTACGCTAG
- the LOC100831895 gene encoding uncharacterized protein LOC100831895 isoform X1 codes for MCGDVPPPICRPAAGPAVASPPPRSPLSALASAFPPRIHCCRPFTVRRHPPAATIDQAHRTASLLPQLVCACATVEEEGDADPRVLAPFVEAWEEEQDDGMDLRLCLRGEYGRCVAMVLDSAVLCESSAFSAVGGKEIEVYGVENMAALRDAVEFMFDADAPRWLARAGVSRAIAVLECCQEKLAGYISKGMISTITRREENIYGLPIWSKQIIGICCSSTEIKLTTASSF; via the exons ATGTGTGGTGATGTGCCGCCCCCAATctgccgccccgccgccggcccggccgTCGCATCTCCGCCGCCCCGATCTCCGTTGTCCGCCCTGGCCTCTGCTTTTCCACCCCGGATCCATTGCTGCCGCCCCTTCACAGTTCGCCGCCATCCCCCTGCCGCAACCATCGATCAAGCGCATCGCACTGCATCTCTCCTTCCGCAG CTTGTGTGTGCCTGCGCTAccgtggaggaggaaggggacgcGGACCCGAGGGTGCTGGCCCCGTTCGTGGAGGcgtgggaggaggagcaggatgACGGGATGGATCTGAGGTTGTGCCTGCGGGGAGAGTACGGGAGGTGCGTCGCCATGGTGCTGGACTCCGCCGTGCTGTGCGAGAGCAGCGCCTTCTCCGCTGTCGGCGGCAAGGAGATCGAGGTTTACGGGGTGGAGAACATGGCGGCGTTGAGGGACGCGGTGGAGTTCATGTTCGATGCCGACGCGCCGCGGTGGCTCGCCAGGGCAGGCGTGTCACGCGCCATTGCTGTGCTCGAG TGCTGTCAAGAAAAGCTAGCAGGCTATATCAGCAAAGGTATGATTTCTACCATTACtagaagagaagagaacatATATGGTTTACCAATTTGGTCGAAGCAAATAATAGGGATTTGTTGTTCTTCCACAGAGATCAAATTAACAACAGCAAGCAGTTTCTAG
- the LOC100831895 gene encoding uncharacterized protein LOC100831895 isoform X7, whose protein sequence is MCGDVPPPICRPAAGPAVASPPPRSPLSALASAFPPRIHCCRPFTVRRHPPAATIDQAHRTASLLPQLVCACATVEEEGDADPRVLAPFVEAWEEEQDDGMDLRLCLRGEYGRCVAMVLDSAVLCESSAFSAVGGKEIEVYGVENMAALRDAVEFMFDADAPRWLARAGVSRAIAVLEDNWNDNTT, encoded by the exons ATGTGTGGTGATGTGCCGCCCCCAATctgccgccccgccgccggcccggccgTCGCATCTCCGCCGCCCCGATCTCCGTTGTCCGCCCTGGCCTCTGCTTTTCCACCCCGGATCCATTGCTGCCGCCCCTTCACAGTTCGCCGCCATCCCCCTGCCGCAACCATCGATCAAGCGCATCGCACTGCATCTCTCCTTCCGCAG CTTGTGTGTGCCTGCGCTAccgtggaggaggaaggggacgcGGACCCGAGGGTGCTGGCCCCGTTCGTGGAGGcgtgggaggaggagcaggatgACGGGATGGATCTGAGGTTGTGCCTGCGGGGAGAGTACGGGAGGTGCGTCGCCATGGTGCTGGACTCCGCCGTGCTGTGCGAGAGCAGCGCCTTCTCCGCTGTCGGCGGCAAGGAGATCGAGGTTTACGGGGTGGAGAACATGGCGGCGTTGAGGGACGCGGTGGAGTTCATGTTCGATGCCGACGCGCCGCGGTGGCTCGCCAGGGCAGGCGTGTCACGCGCCATTGCTGTGCTCGAG GATAATTGGAATGATAATACCACCTAA